In the Sarcophilus harrisii chromosome 3, mSarHar1.11, whole genome shotgun sequence genome, one interval contains:
- the LOC116422806 gene encoding uncharacterized protein LOC116422806, with product MGLGAQGTLGCGGIMCPRGAGAWDREGSVCVTVPSVCVHRGTPGGHAREHVCPWASGPLGLGGVHRDHTKGWMQAGCAPGVLWHCQGVPAWLLRQWAGRLSPSTPEEFLTWLCSMRGIWRGGLWEKRGRTRRGWGCTPSPWAEPDNGDLVGPSPRAPGAREGCRQAGRQTEGAHVAPRKGSGQLHDQGVPTVLPFGVLGGRQGLHDKKAFIAAPSREGRERKGPEGAQKVPWEGGASCFYSLYPRGVRKAELSQRPSSRLCLLLDQQNPRHFQNASARRDPHLNTKPQSREGTPQRSHANGALAEPGLQIQALGPQIKRVFSSNL from the coding sequence ATGGGGCTGGGTGCCCAAGGAACCCTTGGATGTGGGGGGATTATGTGCCCCAGGGGTGCGGGTGCCTGGGACAGAGAGGGCTCTGTGTGTGTGACTGTCCCCAGTGTGTGTGTGCACAGGGGTACACCGGGGGGCCATGCCCGTGAGCACGTGTGCCCCTGGGCATCTGGACCCCTAGGACTGGGTGGTGTACACAGAGACCACACAAAGGGATGGATGCAGGCTGGTTGTGCACCTGGGGTTCTATGGCACTGCCAGGGAGTGCCCGCCTGGTTGCTGCGGCAGTGGGCTGGGCGCCTCTCGCCCAGCACACCTGAGGAGTTCCTGACGTGGCTCTGTTCCATGCGGGGCATCTGGAGAGGGGGACtctgggagaagagaggaaggaccCGGAGGGGATGGGGTTGCACCCCCTCCCCTTGGGCAGAGCCAGACAATGGGGATCTTGTGGGGCCCTCCCCCAGAGCTCCTGGCGCCAGGGAGGGctgcaggcaggcaggcagacagacagaaggCGCCCACGTGGCACCGAGGAAGGGGTCAGGTCAGCTGCATGACCAGGGGGTGCCCACAGTCTTGCCCTTTGGGGTGCTGGGGGGCAGGCAGGGCTTGCATGACAAGAAGGCTTTCATTGCAGCCCCAagcagagaggggagagagagaaaaggtccAGAAGGTGCCCAGAAGGTTCCCTGGGAGGGAGGAGCGTCATGTTTTTACTCCCTTTACCCGAGAGGTGTCAGGAAAGCCGAACTCTCCCAGCGCCCTTCCTCCCGCCTTTGTTTACTTCTGGATCAGCAGAATCCCAGACATTTCCAGAATGCCAGCGCCAGAAGGGACCCTCATTTAAACACCAAGCCCCAGAGCAGGGAGGGGACCCCGCAAAGATCCCACGCCAATGGAGCCCTGGCAGAGCCGGGCCTGCAAATTCAGGCTCTTGGCCCCCAGATAAAGAGGGTTTTTTCCTCTAATCTATAG